One stretch of Bradyrhizobium canariense DNA includes these proteins:
- a CDS encoding phosphotransferase enzyme family protein: MMTAAIIETIRSELSAALPRWGMSTCATLTFLSHSENTTFLAEDSSSGQRLVLRVQRIGYHSPEEIVSELSWIDALIAEKVIVTPRPLSDRDGLLLCDVPLNGSMRQVVAFEHMSGREPDPAASLSTWFLKLGTLTARLHEHSRSWKRTAAFQRKTWDFDAMLGARPLWGDWHAALGLRNADRQLLQRVADALAQRVHAYGQNSHRFGLVHADLRLANLMVDGERLGIIDFDDCGFSWFFYDFAAAVSFMEHEPVVADLQNAWLEGYRKIAPVSKADEAMLPAFVMLRRMLLTAWIASHSDTETARQLGTDYTEGTVAMGERFLRGL; the protein is encoded by the coding sequence ATGATGACCGCCGCCATCATCGAAACCATTCGGTCCGAACTAAGCGCCGCGCTGCCGCGATGGGGCATGTCGACCTGTGCCACGCTCACATTTCTCAGCCATTCCGAAAACACGACGTTTCTCGCAGAGGATTCCTCCTCGGGACAGCGACTGGTCCTGCGGGTGCAGCGGATCGGCTATCACTCGCCGGAGGAGATTGTTTCGGAACTGTCGTGGATCGATGCGCTGATCGCGGAAAAGGTAATCGTCACGCCGCGACCGCTCTCGGACCGCGACGGCCTGCTGCTTTGTGACGTGCCGCTGAACGGATCGATGCGTCAGGTGGTGGCTTTCGAGCACATGAGCGGGCGCGAGCCCGATCCCGCTGCTTCGCTATCCACCTGGTTCCTCAAGCTTGGCACACTGACCGCCCGGCTTCACGAGCACAGCCGATCGTGGAAGAGAACAGCCGCTTTCCAGCGCAAGACCTGGGACTTCGATGCCATGCTGGGTGCACGCCCCCTCTGGGGCGACTGGCACGCGGCACTGGGGCTTCGCAATGCCGACCGGCAACTTCTGCAGCGGGTCGCCGATGCGCTGGCGCAGCGCGTCCACGCTTACGGACAGAATAGCCACCGGTTCGGCCTGGTGCATGCCGATCTGCGTCTCGCAAACCTCATGGTCGACGGAGAAAGGCTCGGCATCATCGATTTCGACGACTGCGGCTTTTCCTGGTTCTTCTACGATTTCGCCGCGGCTGTAAGCTTCATGGAACATGAGCCTGTTGTAGCCGACCTGCAAAATGCCTGGCTCGAAGGATATCGCAAGATTGCCCCCGTATCGAAAGCCGATGAGGCCATGCTGCCGGCTTTCGTGATGCTGAGAAGAATGCTGTTGACGGCCTGGATAGCATCGCATTCGGACACCGAGACGGCACGCCAGCTGGGAACGGATTATACGGAAGGCACCGTCGCGATGGGTGAGCGGTTTCTCCGGGGGCTCTAG
- a CDS encoding HAD-IIA family hydrolase, whose product MATRTDINGISELQQRASRANRPIRGIISDLDGVAYRDDDPIPGSVQAFRGWHERGVPYAFVTNNSTKSAAQFAAKLNGMGIPATAAQVFNTISAVSILLQQRWRPGTPVFAIGEQPLLEALEESGYRLTGTDAEVVVLGFDAGLNYAKLRGAIRAALAGATVIATNPDVLTPVHDGYDPCVGVLTAAVAAAVPSATPIVVGKPHPFMIEQALKHLGTRKEETVMIGDQIATDIVAGQRAGLRTILIASDVPFNAVTGVVPERIITSLLDLVDVVSEETGAA is encoded by the coding sequence ATGGCGACGAGAACTGACATCAACGGAATATCAGAATTGCAACAGCGTGCTTCCCGTGCGAACCGCCCTATTCGCGGCATCATCTCGGACCTTGATGGCGTGGCCTATCGAGACGACGATCCGATCCCAGGTTCGGTTCAGGCGTTTCGCGGCTGGCACGAACGCGGCGTGCCCTACGCGTTCGTCACCAACAATTCGACCAAGTCCGCGGCGCAGTTTGCAGCGAAGCTGAACGGCATGGGCATTCCGGCAACGGCAGCACAGGTCTTCAACACCATTTCCGCGGTGAGCATCCTGCTTCAACAGCGCTGGCGGCCAGGAACGCCGGTTTTCGCGATCGGCGAACAGCCTTTGCTCGAGGCGCTTGAGGAATCCGGATATCGCCTGACCGGGACGGATGCGGAGGTCGTGGTTCTCGGGTTCGATGCCGGGCTGAACTACGCCAAGCTGCGTGGCGCAATCCGCGCCGCCCTGGCGGGTGCGACGGTCATCGCAACCAATCCCGACGTGCTCACGCCCGTGCATGACGGTTACGACCCCTGCGTCGGCGTATTGACGGCGGCGGTGGCTGCGGCTGTGCCGAGTGCAACCCCGATCGTGGTCGGCAAGCCACATCCATTCATGATCGAGCAGGCACTTAAGCATCTGGGCACAAGGAAAGAAGAGACGGTGATGATCGGCGACCAGATCGCGACCGATATCGTGGCAGGCCAGCGTGCCGGCCTGCGCACCATCCTGATCGCCAGCGACGTTCCATTCAACGCCGTGACGGGCGTGGTGCCCGAGCGAATCATAACGAGCCTGCTCGACCTCGTCGACGTGGTTTCGGAGGAGACCGGAGCCGCCTGA
- a CDS encoding ABC transporter substrate-binding protein, translating to MINRRDVMLGGVAGAAALGLGRINPDFLVNSAFAAEGKTLRFLGAEALTGNWDPTTHTNLGQIIVEGFVFGYLTRAPMKPEKPDELIFELAESMKPIDTYTMEVKLRKGIKFHDGSPFTAADVKASYEYGCLPDRPAQWYPGLVAIDVVDDYTCHINTKAQGYPATLYYYLSSFLPILSAKDVANKAQLSARMNGTGPYKYVEQKGDTTVLTANTDYFLGSPKIPGVEYHFVGDTTTRTLSLLNGEADIIERLEQEQVETISKDPRFNIYKAVSVENKYLFFRCSKKPFDDPRVRLAACYSIDRKQVLEVLGMSGTFSKAHISPVKFGYTEVADYPEFDPAKAQKLLAEAGFPKGEGLPELTYYTSVGFYPKTKEYAELITGMLQEQGFKVNLQTLEVAAWGNLLYDKPGGGEGNMIDCGWCTGSPEPDLVLRTHFHSSSKRITGIVDKEIDAVLDKEHNAASIEERKKILQTETLPTIARKAPALALFTSVFIHAYSKKLEGLYIYPNGQQDMTKATLA from the coding sequence ATGATCAACCGCAGAGACGTGATGTTGGGTGGGGTTGCCGGCGCCGCGGCGCTTGGCTTGGGGCGGATCAATCCCGATTTTCTGGTGAACTCCGCTTTCGCCGCCGAAGGCAAGACGCTGCGCTTCCTCGGTGCGGAGGCGCTTACCGGCAACTGGGACCCGACCACTCACACCAATCTCGGTCAGATTATTGTCGAGGGTTTCGTCTTCGGATATCTCACGCGGGCGCCGATGAAGCCGGAGAAGCCGGACGAACTGATATTCGAACTGGCTGAATCGATGAAGCCGATCGACACCTACACGATGGAAGTGAAGCTGCGAAAAGGCATCAAGTTCCACGACGGCTCGCCGTTCACGGCCGCGGATGTGAAGGCCTCCTATGAATATGGCTGCCTGCCTGATCGCCCGGCGCAATGGTATCCGGGCCTTGTCGCGATCGACGTGGTCGATGACTATACATGCCATATCAACACCAAGGCGCAGGGCTATCCGGCAACACTCTATTATTATCTTTCGTCCTTTCTCCCGATCCTGTCGGCCAAGGACGTTGCCAACAAGGCGCAATTGTCGGCGCGCATGAACGGCACGGGGCCGTATAAATATGTCGAGCAGAAGGGCGATACGACGGTCCTGACCGCGAATACGGACTACTTCCTCGGTTCGCCCAAGATTCCAGGTGTCGAGTATCATTTCGTTGGCGACACGACGACGCGAACGCTCTCCCTTCTGAACGGCGAGGCCGATATCATCGAGCGGCTGGAGCAGGAGCAGGTCGAGACCATCTCGAAAGACCCACGCTTCAACATCTACAAGGCGGTGTCGGTCGAGAACAAATATCTCTTCTTCCGTTGTTCGAAGAAGCCGTTTGATGATCCGCGGGTACGCCTGGCGGCATGTTACTCGATCGACCGCAAGCAGGTCCTCGAGGTGCTCGGGATGTCCGGCACCTTCTCGAAGGCGCATATTTCACCGGTGAAGTTCGGTTATACCGAAGTTGCCGATTATCCGGAATTCGATCCGGCCAAGGCACAGAAGTTGCTCGCGGAAGCCGGCTTCCCCAAGGGGGAAGGTCTGCCCGAGCTGACCTATTACACCTCGGTCGGTTTCTATCCGAAAACGAAGGAATATGCCGAGCTGATTACGGGCATGCTTCAGGAGCAGGGTTTCAAGGTTAATCTCCAGACCCTCGAGGTCGCGGCCTGGGGCAACCTGCTTTATGACAAGCCCGGCGGCGGCGAGGGCAACATGATCGACTGCGGCTGGTGCACGGGCTCGCCCGAACCCGATCTGGTGCTGCGCACCCACTTCCATTCCTCGTCCAAGCGCATCACCGGCATCGTCGACAAGGAGATCGATGCGGTGCTGGACAAGGAGCACAATGCGGCCAGCATCGAGGAACGCAAGAAGATCCTCCAGACCGAAACGCTTCCGACCATCGCCAGGAAGGCCCCGGCGCTTGCGCTGTTCACATCGGTCTTTATCCACGCTTACAGCAAGAAGCTGGAAGGCCTGTACATCTATCCAAATGGTCAGCAAGACATGACAAAGGCCACGCTGGCCTAA
- a CDS encoding ABC transporter permease translates to MLILEFLVKRVAQGLLIVFITSLIIFTLLRVVPGDPVRLIVGGMAPPDVVEKVATKMGLRDPIIVQYGRYMRGLLQGDLGQSYLRPRSGMIATGGQYVDPTKSDMAPVTDLILERLPFTLQLGGMALLFALLISFPIGIAGGLNQHGWQNALAFGVQSLFVSIPNFWLAIVLILFLSVKLKLLPALGYQGFSYVLLPALVLSVEIAPFIIRTLTTSLGEVMQATFIDEARVRGLSQRRIVYSHALRNAAVPLVNLLGIQLSTLIGGVLVIEYIFDYPGLGNLTVVSVVGRDFPVIQGIAITTSAVFVFINIIVDLVAYMIDPRVEI, encoded by the coding sequence ATGTTGATCCTGGAATTCCTGGTCAAACGGGTCGCGCAGGGCCTCCTGATCGTCTTCATCACCTCGCTCATCATCTTCACGTTGCTGCGCGTGGTTCCCGGCGATCCGGTGCGCCTGATCGTCGGCGGCATGGCGCCCCCCGACGTCGTCGAGAAGGTGGCGACCAAGATGGGGCTGCGCGATCCGATCATCGTGCAGTACGGCCGCTACATGCGGGGCCTGCTGCAGGGCGATCTCGGGCAGTCCTATCTGCGCCCGCGCAGCGGCATGATCGCAACCGGCGGGCAATATGTCGATCCGACCAAGTCCGACATGGCGCCGGTGACCGACCTCATTCTCGAACGCCTGCCATTCACGCTTCAACTGGGCGGCATGGCGTTGTTGTTCGCGCTGTTAATCTCGTTCCCGATCGGAATTGCCGGCGGGCTGAATCAGCACGGTTGGCAGAATGCGCTGGCTTTCGGCGTGCAGTCGCTGTTCGTGTCGATTCCCAATTTCTGGCTGGCGATCGTCCTGATCCTGTTCCTGTCGGTCAAGCTCAAGCTGCTGCCGGCGCTCGGTTACCAGGGATTTTCCTACGTCCTGCTGCCGGCCCTGGTGCTGTCGGTTGAGATTGCGCCTTTCATCATTCGCACGCTGACGACGTCGCTTGGCGAGGTGATGCAGGCGACCTTCATCGATGAGGCGCGGGTCCGCGGCTTGTCGCAGCGCCGCATCGTCTACTCCCACGCGTTGCGCAATGCGGCGGTACCGCTGGTCAATCTGCTGGGTATTCAGCTTTCGACGCTGATCGGCGGCGTGCTCGTGATTGAGTACATTTTCGATTACCCCGGCCTCGGAAACCTGACGGTCGTCTCCGTCGTCGGGCGTGATTTTCCGGTGATCCAGGGCATTGCGATCACCACCAGCGCCGTGTTCGTCTTCATCAATATTATCGTGGATTTGGTCGCCTACATGATCGATCCTCGGGTGGAGATCTGA
- a CDS encoding ABC transporter permease, with protein sequence MAVTTIIAAEPEPKPTRIRSVNRRILLGAWRTPSFRIGFFIFVALLLASAIYPELSSVSATKMVVKDKFLSPLFLGDKWVWEHPLGTDQLGRDMLMRCLIGLRYSLLVGIITVVLIFIIGCGLGLFAGFKGKWWDTVIMRITDAQLSIPMIILAITILGVSRPTVPTIIIVLALSGWPLYARVARSAAVAERGKEYVRGLRVLGAGDWRILLLFAAPNILPPIAFVAVLDVARMMIFEAILGFLGLGIQPPTPSFGSMIADSRKYLLNAWWIATMPGIFLAVALTSINLMGSALEKARNRIYGGL encoded by the coding sequence ATGGCGGTCACCACGATCATTGCCGCCGAGCCTGAGCCAAAGCCGACGCGGATCCGGTCGGTCAATCGGCGCATTCTGCTTGGCGCATGGCGGACGCCGAGCTTTCGGATCGGTTTCTTCATCTTCGTGGCGCTTCTGCTGGCGTCGGCGATCTATCCGGAGCTGTCATCCGTCAGCGCCACCAAGATGGTCGTGAAGGATAAATTCCTTTCGCCGCTGTTTCTCGGTGACAAATGGGTCTGGGAGCATCCGTTGGGCACGGACCAACTCGGCCGCGATATGCTGATGCGATGCCTGATCGGGCTGCGTTACTCGCTGCTGGTCGGCATCATCACCGTGGTCCTGATTTTTATCATCGGCTGCGGCCTTGGCCTGTTCGCGGGTTTCAAGGGCAAATGGTGGGATACCGTGATCATGCGGATCACCGACGCGCAGCTGTCGATCCCAATGATCATTCTGGCCATCACCATCCTCGGCGTTTCCCGGCCGACGGTTCCGACGATCATCATCGTTCTGGCGCTGTCAGGCTGGCCGCTCTATGCGCGGGTCGCCCGCAGTGCCGCCGTCGCCGAGCGCGGCAAGGAATATGTCCGGGGCTTGCGTGTTCTCGGGGCGGGGGACTGGCGCATTCTGCTGCTGTTCGCCGCTCCGAACATCCTGCCACCGATCGCGTTTGTCGCCGTGCTCGACGTTGCGCGCATGATGATTTTCGAAGCCATCCTCGGCTTCCTGGGATTGGGGATCCAGCCGCCAACGCCGAGCTTTGGCAGCATGATCGCCGATTCCCGCAAATACCTGCTCAACGCGTGGTGGATCGCCACCATGCCTGGCATATTTCTCGCCGTCGCGCTGACGTCGATCAATCTGATGGGATCGGCGCTCGAGAAAGCTCGCAACCGGATCTACGGTGGTCTCTGA
- a CDS encoding ABC transporter ATP-binding protein, with protein MDLSLILEVSDLTVGPVTPGSPPILDRISLRLNTSDIFGIYGESGAGKTVLSRALANWLPESLEYRAGQVAFAGHDILKPGIQEVRTGRDIAYIGSKPQSALDPTVPVGSQIAEKLHSVRPEWSRRECRERVMQLLSEVRIPSPKERYWDYPSKFSGGMMQRAMIVDAICAEPAVLIADNVTQPLDVTIAAQIVALLHDLCLRHRMATIYLSSSLPTLGQFGDRTAILHQGRFIEQQAFAELLASPATDYTRKAIASVPRMWSTAEGPLARRQAQGEVPLMQVQKVYRTYRARKRGSFNSYSNVQAVRGVTLDIMPRENFGIVGESGCGKSTLTRLLAWLEVPDQGSILLNGTSLGGLSRGELIRKRNEFQLLLQDPYNALPPRTTVGRMIEESLLIRGRIPRSDLRRRVIAAMAEVGLAAELYDQLPNALSTGERQRISIARALILDPKLLILDETLSALDQREQARLIDLFSKLQEKNDLTYVFISHDLAMVRKVCTRIAVMYLGEMVEIADNRELFFDPQHPYTKALLSAAPTLEDKLFNPGDFLLEGEPPSPIDIPAGCSFASRCPKAFGRCRVETPKLVEHSPGRLAACHLLDSDEAKAAA; from the coding sequence ATGGATCTCTCGCTCATTCTCGAAGTCAGCGATCTCACCGTCGGCCCCGTAACGCCGGGATCCCCTCCCATCCTCGATCGCATCAGCCTGCGTCTGAACACGTCGGATATTTTCGGGATCTACGGCGAAAGTGGCGCAGGCAAGACCGTTCTCAGCCGGGCGCTGGCGAATTGGCTGCCGGAAAGCCTCGAATATCGTGCAGGCCAGGTCGCCTTTGCCGGCCACGATATTCTCAAGCCGGGGATCCAGGAGGTCCGCACCGGCCGCGACATCGCCTATATCGGCTCGAAGCCGCAGAGCGCGCTCGATCCGACGGTGCCGGTGGGAAGCCAGATCGCAGAGAAGCTGCACAGCGTCAGGCCGGAATGGTCTCGGCGCGAATGCCGTGAGCGGGTCATGCAGCTCCTGAGCGAGGTCCGCATTCCCTCGCCCAAGGAGCGCTACTGGGACTATCCATCGAAATTTTCCGGCGGCATGATGCAGCGCGCGATGATCGTCGATGCGATTTGCGCCGAGCCTGCGGTCCTGATCGCCGACAACGTGACGCAACCGCTGGACGTCACCATCGCGGCGCAGATCGTGGCGCTGCTCCACGATCTGTGCCTGCGTCACCGGATGGCGACAATCTATCTATCGTCCTCGCTGCCGACCCTCGGCCAGTTCGGCGACCGGACCGCCATTCTGCACCAGGGGCGGTTTATCGAGCAGCAGGCGTTCGCCGAACTGCTGGCCTCGCCGGCGACCGATTATACGCGCAAGGCGATCGCCAGCGTTCCACGCATGTGGTCAACGGCAGAGGGGCCGCTTGCCAGGCGTCAGGCGCAAGGCGAGGTGCCGCTGATGCAGGTGCAGAAGGTCTACCGGACCTATCGCGCCCGCAAGCGAGGCAGCTTCAACTCCTACAGCAATGTCCAGGCCGTTCGCGGCGTGACATTGGACATCATGCCGCGCGAGAATTTCGGCATCGTCGGCGAATCCGGCTGCGGCAAATCGACGTTGACCCGTCTGTTGGCCTGGCTGGAGGTCCCTGACCAGGGTAGCATCCTGCTCAACGGCACTTCGCTCGGCGGCCTGTCGCGGGGTGAACTGATCCGGAAGCGGAACGAATTCCAGCTCCTGCTGCAGGATCCCTACAATGCGCTGCCGCCCCGCACCACCGTCGGCCGCATGATTGAGGAAAGCCTGCTCATTCGCGGCAGGATCCCGCGGTCGGATTTGCGCCGCCGCGTGATCGCGGCGATGGCGGAGGTGGGTCTTGCAGCCGAACTCTACGATCAATTGCCCAATGCGCTCTCCACCGGCGAACGCCAGCGGATCTCGATCGCGCGGGCGCTTATCCTCGACCCCAAGCTCCTGATCCTTGACGAGACGTTGTCCGCGCTGGACCAGCGCGAGCAGGCCAGGCTGATCGATCTGTTCTCGAAGCTGCAGGAAAAGAACGACCTGACCTATGTCTTTATTTCGCACGATCTGGCGATGGTACGGAAGGTCTGCACGCGGATTGCCGTGATGTATCTTGGCGAGATGGTCGAGATCGCCGACAATCGCGAACTGTTCTTCGACCCTCAGCATCCCTACACGAAGGCGCTGTTGTCGGCGGCACCGACGCTCGAGGACAAGTTGTTCAATCCCGGAGATTTCCTGCTGGAAGGGGAGCCACCCAGTCCGATCGACATTCCGGCGGGCTGCAGCTTCGCGTCGCGCTGCCCGAAGGCGTTCGGCCGCTGCCGCGTCGAAACCCCGAAACTGGTCGAGCATTCTCCCGGACGCCTTGCCGCCTGCCATCTTCTCGATAGCGACGAAGCGAAAGCCGCAGCGTAG
- a CDS encoding amidase gives MSAEELIGMNLAGLTGAYASRELSPVEVLQAVINHSMAVNGSINALFSFRPEQAIASARQSEARWKAKAALGPLDGVPMTVKDSVAMVGWPYFHGIGANRSQPPSNYDSPPAIALREAGAVIFAKTTMPDCGLMASGISSLHGITRNPWGLAWNTGGSSAGAGASIAAGAGFVSVGTDIAGSVRLPAAHCGLASLKPTHGRVPHLPADTMRMAGPMGRSVDDIARLLTVLTRQDERDTWSLPADDVRYHERLGRDVKGLKIGVLTDMGFGAKPEAAVRNAVEATGELLAGAGAIVEPFISPLDYDAIAPIDLFLQVRGYLEYNSLPPHTDSERDINPYVREWCLGGARHSGADLYRALGQIGKMKAAMLAAFEGWDYVIAPTLAVVNFPAEEPGVSREKPLEHTLFTAMFNQTCQPASTICMAFDRRHLPIGVQIIGHRFDDLGVLQLTKSLEGLRSLTMDWPFHPRA, from the coding sequence ATGTCTGCTGAAGAGCTGATCGGAATGAACCTTGCCGGGCTGACCGGTGCTTACGCATCGCGAGAGCTTTCGCCGGTCGAGGTTCTGCAAGCGGTCATCAATCATTCCATGGCCGTGAATGGCTCGATCAACGCCCTGTTCAGCTTTCGCCCCGAACAAGCCATCGCGAGCGCGCGGCAGTCGGAAGCGCGGTGGAAGGCTAAGGCGGCGCTCGGGCCGCTTGATGGCGTACCCATGACGGTCAAGGACAGCGTCGCGATGGTCGGCTGGCCTTATTTCCACGGGATCGGGGCGAACCGCTCGCAGCCGCCATCGAACTACGACTCGCCACCTGCCATTGCCCTTCGCGAAGCCGGAGCGGTGATTTTTGCAAAGACGACCATGCCGGATTGCGGCCTGATGGCATCCGGTATCAGTTCGCTGCACGGCATCACCCGCAATCCATGGGGGCTGGCCTGGAATACCGGCGGATCATCGGCTGGGGCCGGCGCATCAATCGCTGCCGGCGCTGGATTCGTTTCAGTGGGAACCGACATTGCCGGCTCGGTTCGGCTGCCGGCCGCCCACTGCGGTCTCGCATCACTGAAGCCCACCCACGGGCGCGTGCCTCACCTTCCGGCTGACACCATGCGCATGGCCGGCCCCATGGGGCGTAGCGTCGACGATATCGCCCGCCTGCTGACGGTGCTGACCCGGCAGGACGAACGTGACACCTGGAGCCTTCCCGCGGATGACGTGCGATATCACGAAAGACTCGGTCGCGATGTCAAGGGACTGAAGATCGGCGTCCTCACCGACATGGGCTTTGGGGCGAAGCCCGAAGCCGCGGTACGCAACGCGGTGGAGGCTACCGGCGAATTGCTCGCGGGCGCCGGCGCGATCGTCGAGCCGTTCATCTCCCCGCTCGACTATGACGCCATTGCGCCTATCGACCTGTTCCTCCAGGTACGCGGCTATCTCGAGTACAATTCGCTGCCGCCGCATACCGACAGCGAGCGCGACATCAACCCCTATGTGCGTGAATGGTGCCTTGGCGGCGCACGGCATTCCGGCGCCGATCTCTATCGGGCGCTCGGCCAGATCGGCAAGATGAAGGCCGCAATGCTCGCAGCCTTCGAAGGCTGGGACTATGTCATTGCACCGACGCTGGCCGTGGTGAATTTCCCGGCCGAGGAACCCGGCGTCTCGCGCGAAAAGCCGCTTGAGCATACATTGTTCACCGCGATGTTCAATCAGACCTGCCAGCCCGCCTCCACGATCTGCATGGCATTCGACCGCCGGCATCTGCCGATCGGGGTTCAGATCATTGGCCACCGGTTCGACGATCTCGGCGTATTGCAGTTGACGAAAAGTCTTGAAGGGCTGCGATCCCTGACCATGGACTGGCCGTTTCATCCGCGTGCCTGA
- a CDS encoding phosphotransferase has protein sequence MSQSGAVVTTIRDRIGSLPGWGAGDIVIEPAIPILASPSWRGVDGFPWRAINKSNGESIFVKVMDRDAELYIDVPCAFQAAQRASDLGIGPKVVLADIQAGILIMEDLNHGWRVGTLERMLEPKIVDAVMAARRLFQAGKPLSKRKGVFDEIEHFYVAATSAKAQIPTDTEWLVAELRFAAAAFGGLDTTPVPIHGDGNVSNILISDAGEVRLIDWDRATTADPLEDIGSFLVEAFDQEPEARDAFARNAGAFDEAAFNRARIYGVADDLRWGLIGALLAAKSARNTLEFYKFASWRFLRCRMAVREPRFGEALRRIA, from the coding sequence ATGAGTCAATCTGGAGCGGTTGTGACCACAATCCGCGATCGTATCGGGAGCCTGCCGGGGTGGGGGGCGGGAGATATCGTGATCGAACCCGCGATCCCCATTCTGGCGTCACCAAGTTGGCGAGGCGTCGACGGCTTCCCCTGGCGAGCCATCAACAAGTCGAATGGCGAGAGCATTTTCGTCAAGGTAATGGATCGCGACGCCGAGCTTTACATCGACGTACCCTGCGCCTTCCAGGCGGCGCAGCGTGCATCCGATCTTGGTATCGGCCCCAAGGTTGTTCTGGCTGACATCCAGGCGGGCATCCTCATCATGGAGGACCTGAACCACGGTTGGCGGGTGGGGACGCTCGAACGGATGCTCGAGCCAAAGATCGTCGATGCGGTGATGGCCGCGCGCCGCTTGTTCCAGGCGGGAAAGCCCTTGTCCAAACGGAAGGGTGTTTTTGACGAGATCGAGCACTTCTACGTGGCCGCGACGTCGGCAAAGGCCCAGATTCCGACCGATACCGAATGGTTGGTCGCGGAATTGCGATTCGCAGCCGCGGCGTTTGGAGGTCTCGACACCACGCCGGTACCGATCCATGGCGACGGCAACGTATCTAACATCCTGATCAGCGATGCCGGCGAAGTGCGCCTGATCGATTGGGATCGTGCCACTACGGCCGACCCGCTGGAAGACATCGGCAGCTTCCTGGTTGAGGCGTTCGACCAGGAGCCCGAAGCTCGGGACGCCTTCGCGCGCAATGCCGGAGCGTTCGACGAGGCGGCATTCAACCGCGCGCGCATCTATGGCGTCGCGGACGATCTGCGGTGGGGGTTGATCGGAGCGCTTCTTGCCGCCAAGTCGGCGCGCAATACGCTCGAGTTCTACAAATTTGCCAGTTGGCGCTTCTTGCGCTGCCGGATGGCAGTCCGCGAGCCGCGCTTCGGCGAGGCGCTTCGGAGGATTGCATGA
- a CDS encoding choline kinase family protein has protein sequence MTVRRKLGEATTVHERNVESAIERVPPWRGREASYTPLVGGLMNQNWLVEIAGDPRRYFIKVPGEGSEMFIDRVAANEAARNAHAMGIAPEVIFFDARDGLEVSEFLEGYRACTNGDFGESAIQSDVLSLYRRLHAGPKLSLTKTIFDMIEEHVEQGRELGSHFPHDMSWIMHRYGQAKAAFMASGLDLVPCFNDPMPGNFLVGAELGASPKPMKLIDYEFASNNERSYELGVLFAEMFFDEQLTEGLIEQYLGAVRPEMVARVIVNRALADIKWASWAVVNRKLKDWDFDYQKYGVWKYMRARDVMYDPRWESWLRMV, from the coding sequence ATGACGGTTCGCAGAAAGCTTGGCGAGGCGACAACCGTCCACGAACGCAATGTCGAAAGCGCTATTGAACGAGTGCCGCCGTGGCGCGGCAGGGAGGCCAGCTATACCCCGCTTGTCGGTGGTTTGATGAATCAGAACTGGCTGGTCGAAATTGCCGGCGATCCGCGCCGCTATTTCATCAAGGTGCCCGGCGAAGGTTCCGAAATGTTCATCGACCGGGTGGCCGCGAACGAGGCCGCACGCAACGCCCACGCTATGGGAATTGCGCCGGAAGTGATTTTCTTCGATGCCCGGGACGGCCTCGAAGTCAGCGAATTCCTCGAAGGCTATCGAGCTTGCACCAATGGGGATTTTGGCGAATCCGCGATTCAGTCCGACGTTCTCAGCCTCTATCGCCGGCTGCATGCCGGGCCAAAGCTCAGCCTGACCAAGACGATCTTCGACATGATCGAGGAGCACGTCGAACAGGGCCGCGAATTGGGCTCGCACTTTCCGCATGATATGTCCTGGATCATGCATCGCTACGGCCAGGCCAAGGCCGCATTCATGGCATCCGGCCTCGACCTCGTACCCTGCTTCAACGACCCGATGCCCGGGAATTTCCTCGTTGGCGCAGAGTTGGGCGCCAGCCCCAAGCCAATGAAGCTGATCGATTACGAGTTCGCCTCGAACAACGAACGCAGTTATGAACTCGGCGTTCTCTTCGCCGAGATGTTCTTCGACGAACAACTAACGGAAGGCCTGATCGAGCAATATCTGGGCGCGGTGCGTCCCGAGATGGTCGCGCGGGTCATCGTCAACCGCGCGCTTGCCGACATCAAATGGGCGTCCTGGGCGGTCGTCAATCGCAAGCTCAAGGACTGGGATTTCGACTACCAGAAATACGGGGTGTGGAAATACATGCGGGCGCGCGACGTGATGTACGACCCCCGCTGGGAAAGCTGGCTGCGGATGGTCTGA